In Calonectris borealis chromosome Z, bCalBor7.hap1.2, whole genome shotgun sequence, a single genomic region encodes these proteins:
- the PELO gene encoding protein pelota homolog → MKLVRKDLEKDNAGQVTLIPEEPEDMWHTYNLLQVGDSLRASTIRKVQTESATGSVGSNRIRTTLTLCVEAIDFDSQACQLRVKGTNIQENEYVKMGAYHTIELEPNRQFTLAKKQWDSVVLERIEQACDPAWSADVAAVVMQEGLAHVCLVTPSMTLTRAKVEVNIPRKRKGNCSQHDRALERFYEQVVQAIQRHINFEVVKCVLVASPGFVREQFCDYMFQQAVKTDNKLLLENRSKFLQVHSSSGHKYALKEALCDPAVTSRLSDTKAAGEVKALDDFYKMLQHEPDRAFYGLKHVEKANEAMAIDTLLISDELFRHQDVATRARYVKLVDSVRENMGTVRIFSSLHVSGEQLGQLTGVAAILRFPVAELSDQEDESSSEED, encoded by the exons ATGAAGCTGGTGAGGAAGGACCTGGAGAAGGATAATGCGGGGCAGGTGACGCTGATCCCCGAGGAGCCCGAGGACATGTGGCACACCTACAACCTGCTGCAGGTGGGTGACAGCCTGCGGGCCTCCACCATCCGGAAGGTGCAGACCGAGTCGGCCacgggcagcgtgggcagcaacCGCATCCGCACCACCCTCACCCTCTGCGTGGAGGCCATCGACTTTGACTCACAGGCCTGCCAGCTGCGGGTCAAGGGCACTAACATCCAAGAGAACGAATATGTCAAGATGGGGGCCTACCACACCATCGAGCTGGAGCCCAACCGGCAGTTCACGCTGGCAAAGAAGCAGTGGGACAGTGTGGTGCTGGAGCGCATCGAGCAGGCCTGCGACCCAGCCTGGAGCGCCGATGTGGCAGCCGTGGTCATGCAGGAAGGGCTGGCTCACGTCTGCCTGGTCACTCCAAGCATGACGCTTACCCGTGCCAAAGTGGAGGTGAACATCCCCCGCAAGCGGAAAGGGAACTGCAGTCAGCACGACCGGGCCCTGGAGAGGTTTTACGAGCAGGTGGTGCAAGCCATTCAGCGGCATATCAACTTTGAGGTGGTGAAGTGTGTACTAGTGGCTAGCCCAGGCTTCGTACGGGAGCAGTTTTGTGACTACATGTTCCAGCAGGCAGTCAAGACTGACAACAAGCTTCTGCTGGAGAACAGGTCCAAGTTCCTACAG GTCCACTCTTCCTCGGGACATAAATATGCACTGAAGGAAGCCCTCTGCGACCCAGCTGTAACTAGCCGTCTCTCTGACACTAAGGCAGCTGGTGAGGTCAAAGCCTTAGATGACTTCTATAAAATGCTGCAGCATGAGCCTGACAGGGCTTTTTATGGTCTAAAACATGTGGAGAAGGCCAACGAAGCCATGGCCATCGATACCTTGCTGATCAGCGATGAGCTTTTCCGGCACCAGGATGTGGCTACACGTGCCCGATATGTTAAATTGGTAGATAGCGTACGGGAGAACATGGGCACAGTAcgcattttctccagccttcatGTGTCTGGAGAGCAGCTTGGCCAGCTGACAGGGGTGGCAGCCATCCTGCGCTTTCCTGTTGCTGAGCTCTCTGACCAGGAAGATGAATCTAGCTCTGAAGAGGATTGA